Proteins encoded within one genomic window of Streptomyces sp. NBC_01314:
- a CDS encoding RNA 2'-phosphotransferase has protein sequence MNERRTVRVSKYLSKHLRHQPERIGLTLDEGGWVGIDTLIEAAATHGFRFTRAELDHVVEANDKQRFAVEGDRIRASQGHTVEVDLGLPQATPPPYLYHGTVAAYLSAIHDEGLRAMNRHDVHLSPDRETATRVGARRGRPVVLSVDAGAMHRDGHVFRVSANGVWLTEAVPPQYLRFPESR, from the coding sequence ATGAACGAACGACGTACCGTGAGAGTGTCGAAGTACCTCTCGAAACACCTCCGACACCAGCCGGAACGCATCGGGCTCACGCTCGACGAGGGCGGCTGGGTCGGGATCGACACGCTCATCGAGGCAGCCGCCACCCACGGCTTCCGCTTCACCAGGGCGGAGCTCGACCATGTGGTCGAGGCCAACGACAAGCAGCGCTTCGCCGTCGAGGGCGACAGGATCCGCGCCAGCCAGGGCCACACCGTCGAGGTCGACCTCGGCCTTCCCCAGGCGACCCCGCCGCCGTACCTCTATCACGGGACCGTTGCGGCCTATCTGTCCGCGATCCACGACGAAGGCCTGCGCGCCATGAACCGGCACGACGTGCACCTCTCACCCGACCGCGAGACCGCCACCCGCGTCGGCGCCCGCCGCGGCCGCCCCGTCGTGCTCTCCGTGGACGCGGGTGCCATGCACCGCGACGGCCACGTCTTCCGCGTCAGCGCCAACGGTGTGTGGCTGACGGAGGCGGTTCCGCCCCAGTACCTGCGTTTCCCGGAGTCGCGCTGA
- a CDS encoding MerR family transcriptional regulator, which translates to MANDEPAGAAYRIEDLAHRSGATVRTIRAYQDRGLLPRPERRGRANLYADTHLTRLRQIADLLDRGYTLASIKELLEAWDTGRGLGGVLGLAAEVDGPWTDEKAVRMSRAELVERFGGSPDEAAVADAVELGVLEQVPGEENLFLVPSPQELFVAAELHAAGVPLSAIAGHLRELRGQVEHIAARFLEFTTEHVFARYIGPHQAPTESDAVEAATLVRRLRPLAQQTVDAELARAMRLFATRQLRGHLNSKAAAEAADESCSVRIPASTIRAVEGLVGPARTSAFITAAAEREVQSRTLDTLTANMNKGNKIDQLP; encoded by the coding sequence ATGGCGAACGACGAACCGGCCGGGGCCGCGTATCGCATCGAGGATCTGGCGCATCGCAGCGGCGCCACGGTCCGGACGATCCGCGCCTACCAGGACCGCGGGCTGCTCCCCCGCCCCGAGCGGCGAGGCCGGGCGAACCTGTACGCCGACACGCATCTGACCAGACTGCGCCAGATCGCCGACCTCCTCGACCGCGGCTACACCCTGGCTTCCATCAAGGAGCTTCTGGAGGCCTGGGACACGGGCCGCGGCCTCGGCGGGGTGCTCGGCCTGGCCGCAGAGGTCGACGGGCCGTGGACCGACGAGAAGGCCGTACGGATGTCGCGGGCCGAGCTGGTCGAGCGATTCGGTGGCTCTCCGGACGAGGCGGCGGTGGCGGACGCCGTCGAGCTGGGCGTGCTGGAGCAGGTTCCCGGCGAGGAGAACCTCTTCCTGGTGCCGAGCCCTCAAGAGCTGTTCGTAGCGGCCGAGTTGCACGCGGCCGGGGTACCACTGTCCGCGATCGCCGGTCATCTACGGGAGTTGAGAGGACAGGTCGAGCACATCGCTGCCCGCTTCCTGGAGTTCACCACCGAGCACGTGTTCGCTCGCTATATAGGGCCGCACCAGGCACCGACCGAGTCCGACGCGGTCGAGGCGGCGACGCTCGTACGTCGGCTACGGCCGCTGGCCCAGCAGACGGTCGACGCCGAACTCGCCCGCGCGATGCGACTGTTCGCGACCCGGCAGTTGCGCGGGCACCTGAACTCCAAAGCCGCTGCCGAAGCCGCAGACGAGTCGTGTTCCGTGCGGATCCCGGCGTCCACAATACGAGCCGTGGAGGGACTGGTTGGTCCGGCGCGGACATCAGCCTTCATCACCGCGGCAGCCGAACGGGAGGTGCAGTCACGCACCTTGGACACTCTTACTGCAAATATGAATAAAGGTAACAAAATTGACCAATTGCCCTGA
- a CDS encoding SDR family oxidoreductase: protein MTEGGDVTDSMTLEGARERRVRAGGVELCVAELGDPEQPTVLLVHGYPDTKEVWSEVAVRLAERFHVVLYDVRGHGGSTAPKPLRGGFTLEKLTDDFLAVVDAVSPGRPVHLVGHDWGSVQGWEFVTVERTEGRIASFTSMSGPSLDHLGHWIKRRMKRPTPRRIGQLLGQGARSWYVYVQHMPVLPELAWRGPLGKQWPGLVRRAEKLPPGDYPSPSLPTDAAHGAWLYRDNIRARLAHPRDDAYAHAPVQLITPLGDRFLSERLYDDLESWAPQLTRRTLPAKHWIPRTRPDQLTAWITEFVRATEGGRPAPVATGKYTDRFGGQLVLVTGAAGGIGRATAFAFAEAGARVVAVDLDAEGAARTAELSRLIGAPDAWAETVDVSDEQAMEKLAEKVATEYGVVDVLVNNAGIGLSGSFLDTTSDDWRKVLDVNLWGVIHGCRLFGRQMAERGQGGHIVNTASAAAYLPSRSLPAYSTSKAAVLMLSECLRAELAGQGIGVSAICPGIVNTNITSTARFAGVDAEEERRRQQKATKLYGLRNYPPEKVAEAVLRAVVRNQAVVPVTPEAHGGRFLSRFAPRALRAFARLEPPL, encoded by the coding sequence ATGACCGAAGGGGGAGACGTGACGGATTCGATGACACTCGAAGGCGCGCGGGAGCGCCGGGTGCGCGCGGGCGGGGTCGAGTTGTGCGTCGCCGAGCTGGGCGACCCCGAGCAGCCGACCGTGCTGCTCGTGCACGGATACCCCGATACCAAGGAGGTCTGGTCCGAGGTCGCGGTACGGCTCGCGGAGCGCTTTCACGTGGTGCTGTACGACGTACGCGGCCACGGCGGATCGACGGCACCCAAGCCCCTGCGCGGTGGGTTCACGCTGGAGAAGCTGACGGACGACTTCCTGGCGGTCGTGGACGCGGTCAGCCCCGGCCGCCCCGTGCACCTGGTGGGTCACGACTGGGGTTCCGTGCAGGGCTGGGAATTCGTGACGGTCGAGCGCACCGAGGGCCGCATCGCGTCCTTCACCTCGATGTCCGGCCCTTCCCTCGACCACTTGGGGCACTGGATCAAGCGGCGGATGAAGCGCCCGACCCCACGCCGGATCGGTCAACTCCTCGGCCAGGGCGCCAGGTCCTGGTACGTCTACGTGCAGCACATGCCCGTGCTCCCCGAACTCGCCTGGCGTGGCCCCCTCGGCAAGCAGTGGCCCGGCCTGGTCCGGCGGGCCGAGAAGCTGCCCCCGGGCGACTACCCCAGCCCGTCACTGCCCACGGACGCCGCCCATGGGGCATGGCTGTACCGGGACAACATTCGTGCCCGTCTGGCCCACCCCCGTGACGACGCGTACGCCCACGCGCCCGTGCAGCTCATCACTCCTCTGGGGGACCGGTTCCTCTCCGAGCGGCTCTACGACGACCTGGAGTCGTGGGCCCCACAGCTCACTCGCCGCACCCTGCCTGCCAAGCACTGGATCCCGCGCACGCGGCCCGATCAACTGACGGCCTGGATCACCGAGTTCGTCAGGGCCACCGAGGGCGGACGCCCCGCACCGGTGGCCACCGGGAAGTACACGGACCGGTTCGGCGGCCAGTTGGTGCTGGTCACAGGGGCGGCCGGCGGCATCGGCCGGGCCACAGCCTTCGCGTTCGCCGAGGCCGGGGCACGCGTCGTCGCTGTCGACCTGGACGCCGAAGGAGCGGCCCGCACCGCGGAGTTGTCCAGGCTGATCGGCGCGCCCGATGCCTGGGCCGAGACGGTCGACGTCTCGGACGAGCAGGCCATGGAGAAGCTCGCCGAAAAGGTCGCCACCGAGTACGGCGTGGTCGACGTGCTGGTGAACAACGCGGGAATCGGACTGTCTGGGTCCTTTCTCGACACCACCTCCGACGACTGGCGGAAGGTTCTCGACGTCAACCTGTGGGGCGTGATCCACGGCTGTCGTCTGTTCGGCAGGCAGATGGCCGAGCGCGGGCAGGGCGGCCACATCGTCAACACCGCCTCGGCCGCCGCGTATCTGCCCTCCAGGTCGCTGCCCGCGTACAGCACCTCCAAGGCGGCCGTCCTGATGTTGAGCGAGTGCCTGCGTGCGGAACTGGCCGGGCAGGGCATCGGGGTGTCGGCGATCTGCCCGGGCATCGTCAACACCAACATCACCTCGACCGCGCGCTTCGCCGGCGTCGACGCCGAGGAGGAGAGGCGCCGTCAGCAGAAGGCCACGAAGCTGTACGGACTGCGGAACTACCCGCCGGAGAAGGTCGCGGAAGCCGTCCTGCGCGCGGTCGTCCGCAACCAGGCGGTCGTACCCGTCACCCCGGAGGCCCACGGCGGCCGCTTCCTGTCCCGGTTCGCCCCGCGGGCGCTGCGCGCGTTCGCCCGACTGGAGCCGCCGCTGTGA
- a CDS encoding M24 family metallopeptidase, which produces MTSAPAGGLTAELRGFRQVQTLAYECAEAVAAQLKPGVTEREAARMQRHWLRERGVRDWFHLPFAWFGDRTAFVDFRIPLQFFPTDRRLEAGMPFILDMAPIYKGHTADIGYSGCLGPNPLHDKLMTDLGAHRELILREVRERRSLREIYEDVDRLMVRQGYANRHRAHPFGVIAHKVDRVKEGRWSPHVFGFGTRSLRGLAADALRGHRDGWSPLWSPYRFSDHPPRPGLWAVEPHLGFRGTGAKFEEILVVTDSGDPEERAFWLDNGLPHVRRWAEEKCR; this is translated from the coding sequence ATGACCTCGGCACCGGCAGGCGGACTCACCGCGGAACTGCGGGGCTTCAGGCAGGTCCAGACCCTCGCGTACGAGTGCGCGGAAGCGGTCGCGGCCCAGCTGAAGCCTGGCGTGACCGAGCGCGAAGCGGCGCGCATGCAGCGACACTGGCTGCGCGAACGCGGCGTGCGGGACTGGTTCCACCTGCCGTTCGCCTGGTTCGGGGACCGCACGGCCTTCGTGGACTTCCGTATACCTCTGCAGTTCTTCCCCACCGACCGCCGCCTCGAAGCGGGCATGCCCTTCATCCTCGACATGGCCCCCATATACAAGGGCCACACTGCGGACATCGGCTATTCGGGCTGCCTCGGACCGAATCCCCTGCACGACAAGCTGATGACGGACCTTGGAGCGCACCGCGAGCTGATCCTGCGCGAGGTGCGTGAGCGCCGGTCGCTGCGCGAGATCTACGAGGACGTGGACCGGCTCATGGTCCGCCAGGGATATGCCAACCGGCATCGTGCCCATCCCTTCGGTGTCATCGCGCACAAGGTGGACCGGGTGAAGGAAGGCCGCTGGTCACCGCATGTGTTCGGGTTCGGCACACGGTCCTTGCGGGGCCTTGCGGCCGACGCACTGCGCGGACACCGCGACGGCTGGTCGCCGCTGTGGTCGCCCTACCGGTTCTCCGACCACCCGCCGCGGCCGGGGCTGTGGGCGGTCGAGCCGCACCTCGGCTTCCGGGGCACGGGCGCGAAGTTCGAGGAGATCCTGGTCGTCACCGACTCCGGAGATCCCGAGGAGCGCGCGTTCTGGCTGGACAACGGTCTGCCGCACGTCCGGCGGTGGGCGGAGGAGAAGTGCCGATGA
- a CDS encoding ABC transporter ATP-binding protein codes for MIATESLSKRFPRVTALDRLSVDIGPGVTGLVGANGAGKSTLIKILLGLSPASEGRAEVLGLDVATKGGAIRERVGYMPEHDCLPPDVSATEFVVHMARMSGLPPAAARERTADTLRHVGLYEERYRPIGGYSTGMKQRVKLAQALVHDPQLVFLDEPTNGLDPVGRDEMLGLIRRIHTDFGISVLVASHLLGELERTCDHVVVVDGGKLLRSSSTRDFTQSTATLAIEVTDSDEHPDGTGALREALHARGVTVSDGSGLPGAGHILLLAAQGDETYDLVRDVVADLGLGLVRMEQRRHQIAEVFQDNDEQSGTRSAQNAGKEAVGHGG; via the coding sequence GTGATCGCGACCGAAAGCCTGAGCAAGCGGTTCCCGAGGGTAACCGCTCTTGACCGGCTCTCCGTGGACATCGGACCCGGTGTGACGGGACTCGTCGGTGCCAATGGCGCCGGCAAGTCCACACTGATCAAAATCCTGCTGGGTCTGTCCCCCGCCTCGGAGGGCCGAGCCGAGGTGCTCGGCCTCGATGTCGCCACCAAGGGCGGCGCCATCCGCGAGCGCGTGGGGTACATGCCGGAGCACGACTGCCTGCCGCCCGACGTCTCGGCCACCGAGTTCGTCGTGCACATGGCCCGCATGTCGGGGCTCCCGCCGGCCGCCGCGCGTGAGCGCACCGCGGACACCCTGCGCCACGTCGGCCTGTACGAGGAGCGGTACCGCCCCATAGGCGGCTACTCCACGGGCATGAAACAGCGAGTGAAGCTCGCCCAGGCCCTCGTGCACGACCCGCAGCTGGTCTTCCTGGACGAGCCGACCAACGGCCTGGACCCGGTCGGTCGGGACGAGATGCTCGGCCTGATCCGCCGCATCCACACCGACTTCGGCATCTCGGTGCTGGTCGCCTCCCACCTGCTCGGCGAGCTGGAACGCACCTGCGACCACGTCGTCGTGGTCGACGGAGGCAAGCTCCTGCGGTCCAGTTCCACCAGGGACTTCACCCAGAGCACGGCGACCCTCGCAATCGAGGTCACCGACAGCGACGAACACCCCGACGGCACCGGCGCGCTGCGCGAGGCGCTCCACGCGCGCGGAGTGACCGTCTCCGACGGAAGCGGCCTGCCGGGAGCCGGACACATCCTGCTGCTCGCCGCCCAGGGCGACGAGACCTACGACCTGGTCCGCGACGTCGTCGCCGACCTGGGTCTCGGTCTGGTCCGCATGGAGCAGCGCAGGCACCAGATCGCCGAAGTCTTCCAGGACAACGACGAGCAGTCGGGCACCCGCAGCGCCCAGAACGCAGGGAAGGAGGCGGTCGGCCATGGCGGTTGA
- a CDS encoding ABC transporter permease subunit, whose amino-acid sequence MAVEQHGAQAPALASGQPARKGEQSRIHNIGYRSYDGPRLGSAYARRSLYSQSLRGAYGLGRSAKSKVLPMLLFAVMCVPAAIMVAVSVATQANDLPIRYTDYAVIMQAVIGLYVASQAPQAVSRDLRFKTVPLYFSRPIETADYVRAKFAALTSALFILTAVPLLVLYVGALLAKLDFTDQTKGLAQGLVSVALLSLLFAGIGLVISAVTPRRGFGIAAVIAVLTISYGAVSVIQAIANEQSSADAVPWLGLFSPITLIDGVQTAFLGATSAFPGGHGPSSGQGALYFLVVLGLIAGSYGLLMRRYRKVGL is encoded by the coding sequence ATGGCGGTTGAGCAGCACGGTGCACAGGCACCGGCCCTCGCCAGTGGACAGCCCGCTCGCAAGGGTGAGCAGAGCCGCATCCACAACATCGGATACCGCTCGTACGACGGCCCCCGCCTGGGCAGCGCGTACGCCCGCCGTTCGCTGTACTCGCAGTCCCTGCGCGGCGCGTACGGACTGGGCCGCTCGGCCAAGTCCAAGGTGCTGCCGATGCTGCTGTTCGCGGTGATGTGCGTGCCGGCGGCCATCATGGTGGCGGTCTCGGTCGCCACCCAGGCCAACGACCTGCCGATCAGGTACACCGACTACGCGGTCATCATGCAGGCTGTCATCGGTCTGTACGTCGCCTCCCAGGCACCGCAGGCCGTCTCACGCGACCTGCGGTTCAAGACCGTCCCGCTGTACTTTTCGCGCCCGATCGAGACCGCCGACTACGTCCGCGCGAAGTTCGCGGCGCTGACCTCGGCACTCTTCATCCTGACCGCGGTGCCCCTGCTCGTGCTCTATGTGGGCGCGTTGCTGGCCAAGCTCGACTTCACCGACCAGACCAAGGGACTCGCGCAGGGACTGGTGTCCGTGGCACTGCTCTCGCTCCTCTTCGCCGGCATCGGCCTGGTGATCTCGGCGGTCACCCCGCGCCGCGGCTTCGGCATCGCGGCTGTCATCGCCGTCCTGACCATTTCCTACGGGGCGGTGTCCGTCATCCAGGCCATCGCCAACGAGCAGTCCAGCGCCGACGCGGTGCCCTGGCTCGGTCTCTTCTCGCCCATCACGCTGATAGACGGCGTACAGACCGCCTTCCTGGGTGCCACCTCCGCCTTCCCCGGCGGTCATGGTCCCTCCAGCGGGCAGGGAGCTCTCTACTTCCTCGTCGTCCTGGGTCTCATCGCCGGCTCCTACGGCCTGCTGATGCGCCGCTACCGAAAGGTCGGGCTGTGA
- a CDS encoding ABC transporter ATP-binding protein, translated as MTTLNIDHVSRWFGNVVAVNDVTMTIGPGVTGLLGPNGAGKSTLINMMAGFLAPSTGSVTLDGSPVWRNEQIYKHIGIVPEREAMYDFLTGREFVVANAELHGLGAKAAQRALATVEMEYAQDRKISTYSKGMRQRVKMASALVHEPSLLLLDEPFNGMDPRQRMQLMDLLRRMGDEGRTVLFSSHILEEVEQLAAHIEVIVAGRHAASGDFRRIRRLMTDRPHRYLVRSSDDRALAAALIADPSTAGIEVDLAEGALRVQAVDFGRFTALLPRVARDHGIRLLTVSPSDESLESVFSYLVAA; from the coding sequence GTGACCACACTCAACATCGACCACGTCTCACGCTGGTTCGGCAACGTGGTGGCGGTCAACGACGTCACGATGACGATCGGCCCCGGTGTCACCGGCCTGCTCGGCCCGAACGGCGCCGGCAAGTCCACCCTCATCAACATGATGGCCGGCTTCCTCGCCCCCTCCACAGGCTCCGTCACACTCGACGGCTCGCCGGTGTGGCGCAACGAGCAGATCTACAAGCACATCGGCATCGTCCCCGAGCGCGAGGCGATGTACGACTTCCTCACGGGCCGAGAGTTCGTCGTCGCCAACGCCGAGTTGCACGGCCTCGGGGCGAAGGCCGCCCAGCGGGCGCTCGCCACGGTGGAGATGGAGTACGCGCAGGACCGCAAGATCTCGACGTACTCCAAGGGCATGCGCCAGCGTGTGAAGATGGCGTCCGCGCTGGTCCACGAACCGTCCCTGCTCCTGCTGGACGAGCCGTTCAACGGCATGGACCCGCGCCAGCGCATGCAGCTCATGGACCTGCTGCGACGCATGGGCGACGAGGGCCGCACGGTGCTGTTCTCGTCCCACATCCTCGAAGAGGTCGAGCAACTGGCGGCCCACATCGAAGTGATCGTCGCCGGACGGCACGCGGCGAGCGGCGACTTCCGGCGCATCCGCCGTCTGATGACCGACCGCCCGCACCGCTATCTGGTGCGTTCCAGCGACGACCGGGCCCTGGCCGCCGCGCTGATCGCCGACCCGTCGACCGCCGGGATCGAAGTGGACCTGGCCGAGGGCGCCTTGCGTGTCCAGGCCGTCGACTTCGGCCGGTTCACGGCCCTGCTGCCGAGGGTGGCCCGGGACCACGGCATCCGTCTGCTCACGGTCTCGCCGTCGGACGAGTCGCTCGAGTCCGTCTTCTCGTATCTCGTCGCGGCGTAG
- a CDS encoding ABC transporter permease yields MYDPTVARLTYRALLGRRRALILSALPILLIVLSVAVRALSGADDQVAADLLGGFALATMVPIIGVIAGTGAIGPEIDDGSVVYLLAKPVKRPKIIITKLIVAIAVTMAFSAIPTLIAGLILNGNGQQIAVAYTVAALVSSIAYAAIFLLLGTVTRHAVVFGLVYALVWETLFGSLIDGARTLSVQQWGLAVAQKVTDGGLVTSDVGLPTAVVLLTVVTAGATWYAGQKLRTLKLAGEE; encoded by the coding sequence ATGTACGACCCCACAGTCGCCCGGCTTACCTACCGGGCTCTGCTCGGCCGCCGTCGGGCCCTCATTCTCAGTGCCCTGCCCATCCTCTTGATCGTGCTCTCCGTGGCCGTGCGCGCCCTGAGCGGCGCCGATGACCAGGTAGCCGCGGACCTCCTCGGCGGGTTCGCGCTCGCCACGATGGTGCCGATCATCGGTGTCATCGCGGGAACGGGCGCGATCGGGCCGGAGATCGATGACGGCTCGGTGGTGTATCTGCTGGCCAAGCCGGTGAAGCGGCCGAAGATCATCATCACCAAGCTGATCGTGGCGATCGCGGTGACCATGGCGTTCTCGGCCATACCGACCCTGATCGCCGGTCTGATCCTGAACGGCAACGGACAGCAGATCGCGGTCGCCTACACGGTGGCGGCGCTGGTCTCCTCGATCGCGTACGCGGCGATATTCCTGCTCCTCGGGACGGTCACCCGGCACGCGGTCGTCTTCGGACTCGTGTACGCGCTCGTCTGGGAGACCCTCTTCGGGTCCCTGATCGACGGGGCACGCACGCTCAGTGTCCAGCAGTGGGGGCTCGCCGTCGCCCAGAAGGTCACCGACGGCGGTCTCGTGACGTCCGACGTGGGGCTGCCGACCGCGGTGGTTCTGCTGACGGTGGTCACGGCGGGCGCGACTTGGTACGCGGGGCAGAAGCTGCGAACGCTGAAGCTGGCCGGCGAGGAGTGA
- a CDS encoding HAD family hydrolase yields MPPSGFPYKLIATDLDGTLLRSDDSVSRRTREALAAATAAGAAHIVVTGRAVPWTRHILDDLDYRGLAVCGQGAQVYDAGEHRLLTAVTLDRQLAAVALAKIEAEVGPLHLAASRAGLQGEILVSPGYAVHGTLPTTPLTDVSDLWAAPLNKIYIQHPTLTSDELAEASRQAAGGFVTVAMAGEGIVELLPLGLSKATGLSLAARRLGVKRTDTIAFGDMPNDIPMFNWSTYGVAMANAHTDLKAIADEVTSSNEDDGIAEVLERLLS; encoded by the coding sequence GTGCCGCCCTCGGGCTTCCCGTACAAGCTGATCGCGACCGACCTCGACGGAACGCTCCTGCGCTCCGACGACTCGGTCTCCCGGCGCACCCGTGAGGCGCTCGCCGCGGCCACCGCAGCGGGCGCCGCCCACATCGTCGTCACCGGCCGGGCCGTCCCCTGGACCCGCCACATCCTCGACGACCTCGACTACCGGGGTCTGGCCGTCTGCGGCCAGGGCGCCCAGGTCTACGACGCCGGAGAGCACCGGCTGCTCACGGCCGTCACCCTGGACCGGCAGCTCGCCGCCGTGGCCCTCGCCAAGATCGAGGCGGAGGTCGGCCCCCTGCACCTGGCCGCCAGCCGGGCGGGCCTGCAGGGCGAAATACTGGTCAGCCCCGGCTATGCCGTCCACGGCACGCTGCCCACCACCCCGCTCACGGACGTGTCCGACCTCTGGGCGGCTCCGCTGAACAAGATCTACATACAGCACCCCACCCTGACTTCCGACGAGCTCGCCGAAGCCTCCCGCCAGGCCGCCGGCGGCTTCGTCACGGTCGCCATGGCCGGCGAGGGCATCGTCGAACTCCTCCCCCTCGGCCTCAGCAAGGCCACCGGCCTCTCCCTCGCCGCCCGCCGCCTCGGCGTGAAGCGCACCGACACCATTGCCTTCGGCGACATGCCCAACGACATCCCCATGTTCAACTGGTCCACCTACGGCGTAGCCATGGCCAACGCCCACACCGACCTCAAGGCCATCGCCGACGAAGTGACCTCCTCCAACGAGGACGACGGCATTGCCGAGGTACTGGAACGCCTGCTGAGCTAG
- the serS gene encoding serine--tRNA ligase, giving the protein MIDLRLLREDPDRVRASQRARGEDVALVDSLLSADERRRSSGVRFDELRAEQKSLGRLIPKASPDEKAELLKQAEQLKADVKAADAERDAADTETHELLLQLGNLVHPDVPVGGEEDFVTLETHGEIRDFTAEGFEPKDHLELGTILGAIDTERGAKVSGSRFYFLTGVGALLELALVNAAIAQATAAGFTPMLTPALVRPQSMAGTGFLGQAAQDVYHLDKDDLYLVGTSEVALAAYHMDEIIDADRLPLRYAGFSPCFRREAGSHGKDTRGIFRVHQFDKVEMFSYVAPEDSQAEHQRLLDWEKQWLTSLELPFRVIDVASADLGSSASRKFDCEAWIPTQGKYRELTSTSDCTEYQSRRLQIRFRDGKQVKPLATLNGTLCAVPRTIVAILENHQQADGSVRVPEVLRPYLGGREVLEPVAK; this is encoded by the coding sequence GTGATTGACCTTCGCCTGCTCCGTGAGGACCCCGACCGTGTGCGCGCGTCCCAGCGCGCCCGTGGAGAGGACGTCGCGCTCGTCGACTCCCTCCTGTCCGCCGACGAGCGGCGCAGGTCCTCCGGCGTCCGCTTCGACGAGCTCCGCGCCGAGCAGAAGTCGCTCGGCAGGCTGATCCCCAAAGCCTCCCCCGACGAGAAGGCGGAGCTGCTCAAGCAAGCGGAACAGCTCAAGGCCGACGTCAAGGCCGCCGACGCCGAGCGCGACGCGGCCGACACCGAGACCCACGAGCTCCTCCTCCAGCTCGGCAACCTCGTACACCCGGACGTCCCGGTCGGTGGCGAGGAGGACTTCGTCACGCTGGAGACGCACGGCGAGATCCGTGACTTCACGGCCGAGGGTTTCGAGCCCAAGGACCACCTGGAGCTCGGCACGATCCTCGGTGCCATCGACACCGAGCGCGGCGCCAAGGTCTCCGGCTCGCGCTTCTACTTCCTGACGGGCGTCGGCGCCCTCCTCGAACTCGCCCTGGTCAACGCGGCGATCGCGCAGGCCACCGCGGCCGGCTTCACCCCGATGCTGACCCCGGCGCTGGTCCGCCCGCAGTCGATGGCCGGCACCGGCTTCCTCGGCCAGGCCGCCCAGGACGTCTACCACCTCGACAAGGACGACCTGTACCTGGTCGGCACCTCCGAGGTCGCGCTGGCGGCGTACCACATGGACGAGATCATCGACGCCGACCGCCTCCCCCTGCGCTACGCGGGCTTCTCCCCCTGCTTCCGCCGCGAGGCCGGTTCGCACGGCAAGGACACCCGGGGTATCTTCCGCGTCCACCAGTTCGACAAGGTAGAGATGTTCTCGTACGTCGCGCCCGAGGACTCCCAGGCCGAGCACCAGCGTCTGCTCGACTGGGAGAAGCAGTGGCTGACGTCGCTCGAACTTCCCTTCCGGGTCATCGACGTCGCCTCCGCCGACCTCGGCTCCTCGGCCTCGCGCAAGTTCGACTGCGAGGCGTGGATCCCGACCCAGGGCAAGTACCGCGAGCTGACCTCGACCTCCGACTGCACGGAGTACCAGTCGCGCCGCCTGCAGATCCGCTTCCGTGACGGCAAGCAGGTCAAGCCGCTGGCCACGCTCAACGGCACGCTCTGCGCCGTCCCACGCACGATCGTCGCGATCCTGGAGAACCACCAGCAGGCCGACGGCTCCGTCCGCGTCCCCGAGGTCCTGCGCCCGTACCTGGGCGGCCGCGAGGTGCTGGAGCCGGTAGCCAAGTGA